A genomic region of Clarias gariepinus isolate MV-2021 ecotype Netherlands chromosome 23, CGAR_prim_01v2, whole genome shotgun sequence contains the following coding sequences:
- the rpl29 gene encoding 60S ribosomal protein L29, whose amino-acid sequence MAKSKNHTTHNQSRKYHRNGIKKPRTNRYESLTGVDPKFLRNMRFAKKHNKKGLKKLAKQQAAK is encoded by the exons ATGGCAAAGTCTAAgaaccacaccacacacaaccagt CCCGCAAGTATCACAGAAACGGGATTAAGAAGCCTCGCACTAATCGCTATGAGTCTCTGACTGGG GTGGACCCTAAGTTTCTGAGAAACATGCGCTTTGCCAAGAAACACAACAAGAAAGGGTTGAAGAAGCTCGCCAAACAGCAGGCAGCCAAATAA